In Monodelphis domestica isolate mMonDom1 chromosome 4, mMonDom1.pri, whole genome shotgun sequence, one DNA window encodes the following:
- the LOC103106071 gene encoding developmental pluripotency-associated protein 4, with the protein MKKLRSREVKVTSLGDQDSLVEVEKEEIPAHPAEEAEEDKEMVHGTVLEMEARQRENGSAVMAAWAKLVADAQARMKAATQVFSLAQSENLDEVVVLPTKTKSNTTPQKSQNDEVPPMPTPLPPLHTVSRNNLQTWCQRLNISKNGRKHILYKRLMDHVSPSEQDIPTVEEKDQWIKVKTEALLEEDSPGESQAMVRAAEPFTNKKKKREATKTSLVQTASMAAWGRLMATAKAKAVWPASVSSEPARAGQSNSPRWCVVHGESFPNDVSGSVPLEFHAGQTWVPEEDMLIPLLLLPACSFPPPGVEDNWLCPKCVCRNKIMMDSIL; encoded by the exons atgaagaaactgagatctcgAGAAGTAAAAGTAACTAGCCTGGGGGACCAG GACTCTCTGGTGgaagtagaaaaagaagagattccAGCCCATCCTGCAGAGGAAGCGGAGGAAGACAAGGAGATGGTACACGGAACTGTACTAGAAATGGAAGCTCGGCAGAGAGAAAATGGGTCAGCCGTGATGGCTGCATGGGCCAAGCTGGTGGCAGATGCTCAGGCCAGGATGAAAGCAGCAACCCAAGTATTTTCCCTGGCACAGTCGGAAAATCTTGATGAAGTTG tTGTGCTTCCTACAAAGACTAAGTCAAATACAACACCTCAGAAATCTCAGAATGATGAAGTTCCTCCTATGCCCACCCCGTTGCCTCCTCTGCATACGGTCTCCCGAAATAATCTGCAGACCTGGTGCCAGAGACTCAATATCAGCAAAAATGGCCGG aAGCACATTCTATACAAGAGACTTATGGACCACGTGTCACCGTCTGAGCAA GACATCCCCACCGTCGAAGAAAAGGACCAGTGGATAAAAGTCAAGACAGAAGCTTTGCTTGAAGAGGACTCTCCAGGCGAAAGTCAGGCGATGGTTAGAGCTGCAGAGCCGTTCAccaataagaagaagaagagagaggccACAAAGACTTCTCTGGTCCAGACGGCCAGCATGGCAGCATGGGGCAGGCTCATGGCCACAGCCAAGGCTAAGGCTGTGTGGCCTGCATCTGTCTCTTCTGAGCCTGCTCGGGCTGGCCAATCAA aTTCCCCACGATGGTGTGTAGTGCATGGTGAATCTTTTCCCAATGATGTCTCTGGTTCGGTTCCTCTGGAGTTCCATGCTGGACAGACCTGGGTGCCTGAAGAAGACATGCTGATCCCTCTCCTGTTACTGCCTGCCTGTTCTTTCCCACCGCCCGGTGTGGAAGACAATTGGTTGTGCCCCAAGTGTGTCTGCAG GAACAAAATCATGATGGACAGTATTCTGTAA